In Strigops habroptila isolate Jane chromosome 16, bStrHab1.2.pri, whole genome shotgun sequence, a genomic segment contains:
- the ZBTB48 gene encoding telomere zinc finger-associated protein yields the protein MAAAAAHSVRVLRELNRQRAAGLFCDATLGVGGREFRAHWSVLASCSRFFRARGPGGPVALPDGLADTFQLLLDFFYTGRLALTAHNRARLLAAAEQLGVPDAVALCRAFRPAAPRQRPRRAAAPRTAQPDTAATPPAPEEAAAGDGGRGDSDTESLPEKKALRSKKTPPPGKAPGSAGTPGSGKGTAVPVECPTCHKTFLSKYYLKVHNRKHTGEKPFECSKCGKCYFRKENLLEHEARNCMNRSEQVFTCSVCQEVFKRRMELRLHMVSHTGDMPYKCSSCAQQFMQKKDLQSHMIKLHGAPKPHACSTCSKCFLSRTELRLHEAFKHRGEKLFVCEECGHRASSRNGLQMHIKAKHRNERPYVCEFCHHAFTQKANLNMHLRTHTGEKPFQCHLCGKTFRTQASLDKHNRTHTGERPFSCEFCEQRFTEKGPLLRHVASRHQEGRPHFCQICSKTFKAVEQLRVHVRRHRGMRKFECTECGYKFTRQAHLRRHMEIHDRVENYNPRQRKLRNLVIEDEKAVVLALQPPPELDVGSAEVIVESLSRGALPEDIPVQRLCSNENFSTADVIEQSLIITTTIPEDCDT from the exons atggcggcggcggcggcgcacAGCGTCCGTGTGCTGCGGGAGCTGAACCGGCAGCGCGCCGCGGGGCTCTTCTGCGACGCCACGCTGGGGGTCGGCGGCCGCGAGTTCCGCGCTCACTGGTCGGTGCTCGCCAGCTGCTCCCGCTTCTTCCGCGCCCGCGGGCCCGGCGGCCCGGTGGCGCTGCCCGACGGCCTCGCCGAcaccttccagctcctcctcgACTTCTTCTACACCGGCCGCCTGGCGCTCACCGCGCACAACCGCGCACGCCTGCTGGCCGCCGCCGAGCAGCTCGGCGTGCCCGACGCCGTGGCGCTGTGCCGCGCCTtccgccccgccgccccccgacagcggccccgccgcgccgccgcgccccgcaCGGCGCAGCCCGACACCGCG GCCACCCCCCCGGCCccggaggaggcggcggcgggcgaCGGCGGGCGGGGGGACAGCGACACCGAGTCCCTACCCGAGAAAAAGGCCCTTCGGAGCAAAAAGACCCCCCCGCCGGGGAAGGCGCCCGGCAGCGCGGGGACGCCGGGGAGCGGAAAAGGTACAGCGGTGCCGGTTGAGTGCCCCACATGTCATAAAACCTTCCTCAGCAAATATTACCTTAAAGTGCACAACAG GAAACACACTGGAGAGAAGCCATTTGAGTGCTCCAAATGTGGCAAATGTTACTTTAGAAAAGAGAATCTCCTGGAACACGAAGCCAGGAATTGCATGAACCGATCCGAGCAG GTTTTCACGTGTTCAGTGTGCCAGGAGGTGTTCAAGAGGCGAATGGAGCTGCGGCTGCACATGGTGTCGCACACGGGGGACATGCCGTACAAG TGCTCCTCCTGCGCCCAGCAGTTCATGCAGAAGAAGGACCTGCAGAGCCACATGATAAAGCTGCACGGTGCACCAAAGCCCCACGCG TGCTCGACCTGCTCCAAGTGCTTTCTGTCTCGGACAGAGCTGCGCCTGCACGAGGCCTTCAAGCACCGGGGAGAGAAGCTGTTTGTCTGCGAGGAGTGCGGGCACAGGGCCTCGAGTCGCAACGGCCTGCAGATGCACATCAAGGCTAAGCACAG GAACGAGCGGCCCTACGTCTGCGAGTTCTGCCACCATGCCTTCACACAGAAAGCCAACCTCAACATGCACCTGCGCACGCACACGGGCGAGAAGCCCTTCCAGTGCCACCTCTGCGGCAAGACCTTCAGGACACAAG CGAGCCTGGACAAGCACAACCGGACCCACACCGGGGAGCGCCCCTTCAGCTGCGAGTTCTGCGAGCAGCGCTTCACGGAGAAGGGGCCGCTGCTGAGGCACGTGGCCAGCCGGCACCAGGAGGGACGGCCGCACTTCTGCCAGATCTGCAGCAAGACCTTCAAAG CCGTTGAGCAGCTGCGCGTCCACGTCCGCCGGCACAGGGGCATGAGGAAGTTCGAGTGCACCGAGTGTGGATACAAGTTCACGCGGCAG GCTCACTTGAGGCGCCACATGGAGATCCATGACCGCGTGGAGAACTACAACCCCCGGCAGCGGAAGCTGCGGAACCTGGTCATCGAGGACGAGAAGGCCGTGGTGTTGGCGCTGCAGCCACCACCGGAGCTGGACGTGGGCTCGGCCGAGGTGATCGTGGAGTCCCTGTCCCGCGGCGCCCTGCCCGAGGACATCCCCGTGCAGAGACTCTGCTCCAACGAGAACTTCTCCACAGCGGATGTGATCGAGCAGTCACTGATTATAACGACGACGATTCCTGAGGACTGTGACACATAG